The DNA window TATCTGAATTTTAATAACACTCTAATAATTCGTATGCTTTGCGCAGGTTCTAATTAATTCATGttgtaattttaattcaataattGGGATGCTTTGCACAGGTTTAAATTAATTcatgttgtaattttattttaatttattttttggaatatatgttttaatttttatttgatattttcatTAAGGATTAATTTTGATGTACCCTTGtctttttccatttttctttAGTAAGATGTTTACATTTTGTTTTACATTTAATTCTGTGTTTATGATGTTTACATTTTGTTTTACATTTGATTCGGTATGCAGTGTTACACAAAGGGGCAATTATCATAATGCGCTCATTTTTTTCATTGAATATGCAAAGTCTTGAAAAAACGTGCCATTGCTAATATAATTATGATGTTAAATTTATTCACTTAGGGAGATAGAAGTTCTCAGATATAAATGGTGCACGAGCTTTGTTCTTGGTTAATTTGCAgtcgaaatttcattttttaaattctattattgTTGTTAGGTTTATTTGGCTGCTTTGATCTTGTTTAACATTTGATTTTATAGGAATGTACTTCTATTTTACCTTGAATACACCCTAACTGTTGGTTGGTAAAAAAAGATATTATACGACGGGAGCATAAATTGGGTTAAGAAACATAATGTGAGATTAGTAAAATTTGCATAAATTAAGGCTGAATATATCAATTTTCACTTTCCTTTAACAATGGTTTGCAAATCACGTGTTGTTTtaaggcttaatgccttaaaaacccccgacctttcatttccttttcaatcctaccctgacgttgaaaaattgtcaattttaccccagtttgcattttttcatttcaattgtaccctgaagcataaaattgacctttatttaattgataaaagtttaataaatttttttaaaaatggtcaatttaatataaaaagttaatttaaagcaaaaaagggtcaatttagagaatttttgccaaataaaaaaatgtcaattttatactttagagtacaattgaaatgaaaaaaatgcaaaatagggtaaaattgatagaTTTACAACATCgggataggattgaaaaggggatgaaaggtcagggtttttttaagacattaagccttgTTTTAACATAATATAGGAGTTAATTGgcctaaattacaaaaattttgtcttaaattataaaaaaatagttaaccGTGATTTATTTGAGCCTAGTCAAGAAGAGCAAAGGCTGAATTGACCTTTTgctcatttttttaacttatgttAAAAACCATTTCCTCtaaaagtaatttttaatatttacaatGTTGATCTTTTTTTGAGAGAAATAGGAGAGAAAGTTTAAAAAATGCAATtactattgaagccaaactattTTCAACACTCAAtagttcttttctttttagttgAAAACTGTATCTAATTTGGAAGAGGCAAGTTAGTTGTTTTTTTGTTGCAAACTTGCAATAGTAGACTTTTCTGGTTATTTGGTCAAACACCAGCAATGAGATCTCCAGCAAAATATAGAGAAAATGATAGGTCATTCAACCAGAtcctataaaattataaatcaaccaaaaaataatgaaaacgCAGGACAGGGACGACTACGATGCTGGAAAAAATCTGAGCAATGAATTCGGCTAACTGACGATTGCCTTCAAGCAAATCACCAGACACCAACCTGAAGATTGCCGATCCACTTTTTTTGCAACAAAGTCGGTGATCTGCTTCTCCTATGCTTCAAAGAGCATTGCATGTATAATAGCAACATTGACTAGTCAGCACTCCGCCCTTGAGCTTCCTGCTCTTAATCAAAACGTCTACAACGTCATGAGAAGACATCTTATGAAATTAACAGTCCTCGTACCTCAACCagtatgaatttgaaaagacTTCTGATgaacttaaattaaaattttgcacATTAAAACTAGTCTGATTCTATCAGAATACAATTTTCAAAAACTGTGTGAACGCAGAATTTAAATATGCCTGTAAATTCCTACTCTATGCTTTCATAAGTATCTAAACACCCTTAGATGGTGAAAAACCTTTTGCTTAGCCAAGTATAAGCTCTCTCATCTGAGCAAGACCCACCATATGTGCACATGCTTCAATGGATACAATGCATCAAAAAGAAGTACCAAAGTATGATGCTTCCGCAAGTTCAATTCAGATAGAATTACCAAATTTTACCTAGTTCCATCGTTTGCCATGCTTGGCCATCTTAGTTCAACCTTCTAGGTTTGGGCTTCTCATCCTCATCGGGAGACTCATAACCATCACCGTCCCATATGCGTGGTTTAGGTCGTCGATCCATGTCCTCTTCAGCCTACAGCAAATGAAGCATCCAACATAGAGGAGAAAAATAAGATGCAGGAAGTTATATTCAATCACCGAGTACTGAAAATTTTCTATTGTCTACTCACCTCTTCGGGAACTTCAGTTGTGGCCGGTGTTGTCTGAAAAGGCACACTGGGTGCATTAGGGAGTTTGGAAAGTTGCTCTAGGAGTATGCTCCTGAGTAAGTGATTACAGAGAGAAATTGTCAGCAACTAGGTAATGATCAGATACTTACTACTAAATTAAATGGAATAAATAAGCCAACTATGTAAACAGCCTACTAACAGAACTATAGGCAGATGTATATATTATATAGCAGGAAAAAGAAATTATTGACATAGCAGGCAGCAAGAGAAACTCCTGTTTGTGAATGTCAAGATATAATTCATTCAAGACCATTAAACTAATATTATGCCCATCAACtgcttaatttcttttaaaaaacaaaCTTAAGGCGTACAACGATTAATCCAAGGTATTAGTAGCACTTCTcttacagaaaaaaaaaaaacggggGGCTCTTTAGCCAACAAATTCTGTTTCATTATATTATCTTCAAAAGCAACAACAGACGTTCTATTGGCACATAATTGTATCTCCCAATACAGCATAAACCACTATTGATTACAGATTCAATAGGCAAATGATCCCTCTCTCGTAATACATAATAACAGTCCCAATTTTTTAAGCATTAAAGGAACGATGATTAGTAAGACAAAACAGCTCTTGTTCAGGCCCTTCAGGGTTGACCAGTTCACTGTTGcctattagtattttttattcaatGTTTGCTGATTGGTTAATTTTGTGAAAGCCATGAAAAGTACTGAGCATACATCTGCAAAAATGATTAAAAGATTATCACCAATTCATGAGGTTTCCACCTCTGTTAGAGGCCAAAGAAGATGGTTATCATTTATAGTCTTTACCTGCTTTTCTTGGGGGGGATGAACATTGTAAAACTAGGAAGACTCATGTTTGTTCTAAGTGCTATCTTTCACGGTTTTGAATTCAATGTTTAGAGgctaaaatcaaaacaaaattaagagTATTAACTAAGACATTGCAAATAAGCAAGTCATGCAGTACCCTTTTTACCTTATCCTCTCCATGTCTTTGGGCGAGTTTAGGTTATCCATGCTGGCCGGTTCAATGTGAAGTGTGTAATCTGGGCCAAAGTACTCATAATACTCGTTGTAAGGCAATTTATTATCAGGTTCCACCCCTACTGCAACTGCTGTCTGTTGTAAAGTAATAAAAGCACTTATGATTTACAATAGCTGTTCAAAAATAGACAGAAGACCTAGATAATCAGATAAGAAGACAGTGGGAATGACATACCTCATAACACCAGCAACGGGCAACGTTCCTGATAGTATACCCTCCACCACCCAAAACCATCAAAGGAACATTGAACGATCTAACAAAGCGCAGGCAATCTGCATGGCCCTTCACAGACAAGTTGAAGCACCCCAACCTATCACCTGCCAGTGAATCTGCTCCACATTGGAGAACAACCGCATCTGGCTGATAAATCTCCATAACTTTTTGGATAAGGGGCCGAAACAGACCGCGGAAACTTGAATCATCCATTCCATCATTCAACGGGATATTCAAGGCATAGTTCTTCCCTTGTCCAGTACCAATGTCCTTTATATGCCCTGTCC is part of the Mercurialis annua linkage group LG3, ddMerAnnu1.2, whole genome shotgun sequence genome and encodes:
- the LOC126675182 gene encoding histone deacetylase 6, with amino-acid sequence MGDETGGASLPTIGTDAKKRRVTYFYEPSIGDYYYGQGHPMKPHRIRMAHNLIVHYSLHRRMEINRPFPAAKLDIRRFHSDDYLDFLASVSPLSVTDPSFTRHSKRFNVGEDCPVFEGLFGFCQASAGGSIGAAVKLNRGDADIALNWAGGLHHAKKSEASGFCYVNDIVLGILELLKVHRRVLYIDIDVHHGDGVEEAFYTTDRVMTVSFHKFGDFFPGTGHIKDIGTGQGKNYALNIPLNDGMDDSSFRGLFRPLIQKVMEIYQPDAVVLQCGADSLAGDRLGCFNLSVKGHADCLRFVRSFNVPLMVLGGGGYTIRNVARCWCYETAVAVGVEPDNKLPYNEYYEYFGPDYTLHIEPASMDNLNSPKDMERIRSILLEQLSKLPNAPSVPFQTTPATTEVPEEAEEDMDRRPKPRIWDGDGYESPDEDEKPKPRRLN